The Leishmania panamensis strain MHOM/PA/94/PSC-1 chromosome 32 sequence genome window below encodes:
- a CDS encoding ABC transporter-like protein (TriTrypDB/GeneDB-style sysID: LpmP.32.2180), protein MSTAKLADSNSPSVPMVSSPTTAPAEEAVGTWQLVQFAYRYMVCEQRIILVSGFFMACATLLSISIPALAEEIVSYGMETITKTLNGVSHTVEDSRATSPAAAPGVYGLGMSAEGADQFSFLGLGALSERICKPLLPIFFAVLRVVCGAVVVGTGAEAAAWPSPYVEGILCRCLLMAMAIACYHATSLLAHLAAYYAGSGAQNALMKDSVHRILLTLHPERVTVVSAVKLAQLITASGRALSDTTGELLTNVLSQVMYTVGFFAVMLFLSYQLTLTILVGVVLVQCLFFFQGMSLHRQGCCVTAEEASVQSYIANVLQRSQTVLVFGCSDFVLSRMADRLAQVRRLTNSLNRSIHGYTAVSSGLTRLILVVALGLSNYYQQKGQLDMRHTILYFACFQSFVNTLASLSSSVSQLRATLGRLRTLHSILRWYSEPLAVTTGEGGAAATPEAVVDVQESASAAVDLDHVSFSYPEVPAFFSEVNGATGAGNAVAALEKHLGSAMGSQHSNGVSQVSITAVVGGITVLYGPSGCGKSTCLRLLCGLLRPRTGTVHTQRRVVLLEQQHAIFMGTVAENILLTNLSDLGTSMADAGASKPMLPLGHVPQSPTAAAAFAELHRRVTDAAAKSGCASFLKNPFSTFIESVDHPQFSGGQLQRIALARVFAQTDGYSLVLLDEPTTGLDRNAVELLLESIRELRDTHHKTVLISTHDHRVAEVADKVIDMSTSAVETR, encoded by the coding sequence ATGTCCACTGCGAAGTTGGCAGATTCGAATTCACCGTCGGTGCCGATGGTATCATCCCCGACGACGGCTCCCGCTGAGGAGGCTGTTGGTACGTGGCAGCTCGTGCAGTTTGCTTACCGCTACATGGTATGTGAGCAGCGCATCATACTCGTCTCCGGCTTCTTCATGGCTTGCGCAACTCTGTTGAGCATTTCGATTCCGGCCCTCGCCGAAGAGATTGTGTCGTACGGCATGGAGACGATCACAAAGACTCTGAACGGTGTCTCGCACACTGTCGAGGACTCTCGCGCCACATCGCCGGCGGCAGCCCCGGGGGTGTACGGGCTTGGGATGTCTGCAGAGGGTGCGGATCAGTTCTCCTTTCTAGGCCTCGGTGCGCTCAGCGAGCGCATCTGCAAGCCGCTACTTCCAATCTTCTTTGCTGTTTTGCGCGTTGTGTgcggtgctgttgttgtcgGAACTGGCGCAGAGGCCGCGGCGTGGCCATCTCCCTACGTTGAAGGAATTCTGTGCCGTTGCCTCCTCATGGCAATGGCGATCGCATGCTATCATGCGACTTCTCTGCTCGCTCACCTGGCCGCGTACTACGCGGGGTCGGGAGCGCAAAACGCTTTGATGAAGGACAGCGTACATCGTATTCTTCTTACCCTACACCCCGAGCGCGTCACAGTCGTGAGCGCGGTgaagctggcgcagctcatCACCGCCAGTGGACGCGCCTTGAGCGATACGACGGGCGAGCTGCTCACAAACGTGCTCTCGCAAGTAATGTACACAGTCGGCTTCTTTGCCGTAatgctctttctctcctatCAGCTGACCCTGACCATTCTAGTCGGTGTGGTGCTCGTTCagtgtctctttttttttcaaggGATGTCGCTGCATCGCCAGGGCTGCTGCGTGACAgctgaggaggcgagcgTGCAGTCGTACATCGCGAACGTTCTGCAGCGCAGTCAGACCGTTCTCGTCTTTGGTTGCAGCGATTTTGTACTGAGTCGCATGGCAGACCGATTGGCGCAGGTACGGCGGCTCACAAACAGCCTTAACCGTAGCATCCACGGCTACACCGCCGTCAGCTCCGGCCTCACCCGTCTCATCCTTGTGGTGGCGCTCGGGCTGTCGAACTACTACCAGCAGAAGGGTCAGCTTGACATGCGACACACAATCTTGTACTTTGCGTGCTTTCAATCGTTCGTAAACACACTTGCGTCGCTTTCATCTTCTGTGAGTCAGCTGCGCGCCACGCTCGGGCGTCTCAGGACGTTGCATTCGATACTGCGCTGGTACTCGGAGCCGCTCGCTGTCACCACgggagagggcggcgccgcggccaccCCCGAGGCCGTGGTCGACGTGCAGGAGTCCGCCTCGGCAGCTGTAGATCTGGATCACGTGAGCTTCTCATACCCAGAGGTGCCAGCTTTCTTCAGCGAGGTGAACGGCGCCACTGGTGCGGGCAACGCTGTAGCCGCTTTGGAGAAGCACCTGGGCAGCGCCATGGGCAGTCAGCACAGTAACGGCGTGTCGCAGGTGAGCATCACGGCTGTTGTTGGGGGCATCACTGTGCTTTACGGTCCTAGCGGGTGTGGTAAGAGCACctgtctacggctgctgtgTGGTCTGCTGCGgccacgcacaggcacagtACACACGCAGCGTAGAGTCGTGCTGttagagcagcagcacgcgatTTTCATGGGCACGGTGGCGGAGAACATTTTGCTTACCAATTTATCGGACTTGGGCACTAGTATGGCTGACGCAGGTGCGTCGAAACCCATGCTTCCACTGGGCCACGTTCCTCAGTCGCcaaccgctgcagcggctttCGCGGAATTGCATCGACGTGTCACggacgcggcggcgaagagcgGGTGCGCAAGTTTTCTAAAAAACCCGTTCAGCACCTTCATCGAGAGCGTCGATCACCCACAGTTTAGCGgtggccagctgcagcgtaTCGCTTTGGCGCGAGTGTTCGCGCAGACGGACGGCTACTCGCTTGTTCTCCTAGATGAGCCTACCACTGGACTAGACCGGAACGCTGTGGAGTTGCTGCTGGAGAGCATCAGGGAA